The DNA sequence TAATTTTCCACGTTGCAAACATTTTGAAAATTTTCCACTTTTCCAGACAGGCTTATATTGCAAAATTAATGTCAATGCCGAAAAAGTTATTTTTCTTTGTACCGGTGTGTAGGATATAAAAACTTTATCCCATTTCAATAAGCAAACCACaaatgttatttttataattttttttcgtgaATTTTCAATTCTACACACTCGAAATTCCTTACTAACGTACATGTAGCTTTTGAAGAAATCTAATTGCGAACAATTTTACTTTAGCCTAAATTTGATGTAGGTATAATAATTTTAGACATATATGGATAACAGGTTGAAAAATAGGAATCTGTAACGTGATTTTTCCTTATACAATTTTGTCTGAACTTTCCACAACTTGTTCCATTGAAGCATACTCAAATTCTAGTTATAAAAAACCTTCTGGacatatttttatcaaaatctAAGATTCCACTCCCGACGGAACTACTAAGGAGTGAGATACCTATGTGGGTGCATCTTCATCATGTGTGTGTTTATTTCTATGCGGGGTCGGCtttcctaattacatttctctATAAGTTTCTCTCTTGGATAATACCAATATCAATCCTCTTCTACCCCCAGatcttttttggtcttcctcgttgaACATGCCCGAACCATCTTACCGTATGCTATTTCATTTTGATACAACCTCTGTATACTCATTCTTAATGTTGTCCTTTTTTGTCATTCCACTCATCCGTTCTCCTTCTCATTTCCTCCGCATGCACTTTCACTTTCTTTTTAACTTCCCAAAATTCATTTCCATACATCagaattttatagaattttttccTTCAGTCTATTTGGACTCTTTCTCTCATACAAGCTTCACCTATTTGGATTTCACCCATCTCACTCTAACTCTACTGCAAGTTATTTCCTTATAACTCTGTAATACCGACCTATGTTGATGGatgaagaatattaaaaaatatctgcataaatatattttaataactctAACAATATTTCAAAGTTGACACTTCAATACGAATATTGTAAAAAACTGTATCACATAGTTATAGTAATACTAGAATAATTTGggtaaaataataacaaaaataatatgaATACAAAGGATTATCAAAATATAAAGTTCCCGGGATATTTTCAATATTAGGCATACTTTTTGTCGTCATCTTTTCCCGCTATCCAGTCTTCAATCTCCTGGACACTGTAACATAACATAGGTAAGTTAATGTAACTGATTAAACACTTCAAATAAATACAAATGTCCCAATTCTTCAATATTAGGTAAAAAAACCTTATATGTTTTGAACATAGTTGATCCATAACATAGGCAAACATTTCATGATATATGTAACAGTGGTTGCATATACTCAtgcaatatatatttttatgtatagAAGTACTTTTTTCTTTTCAGTGGAAAGGGATTTAAACGTATGATATAATGATAAGTTAAGATTAAATTGATccccaatataaaaaaaataaataaataacgaaataatcaAATCAATTCGATATTCCTGTTGGAAAGTCACTAGAAGTGTGTCGCTTCAGTTTTCGGTTTGGTTTTTCCCTAATGAGGTTTTGCCCTAAGCTGCTAGAATAATTTTCTTGTCGTGTTTCATATTTGTGTGAGTAATTTACAATCTTTTCTTTGGCGGTTTTCATTTAAAGATCACGAGTAGTGAAAGAATTATGTACATATCAAGGTGTATTTGTAATAATGCGGAGAACTTTTGACTGGAATAGGTAGTTTGATTTCATAACTCTGACACTGGATAAGAAAATAGTTTAGGAGAAGAATTTGTCTAACTTTGTAAATTAACCGAATGTACCAGCTTCTACAGAAAgcttgaaaaatatcaaaaaaacacTGCCGAACagcaaacattaataaaattaCAGATGCGATTAATTTCCTTTGCTGTGACATGTTGCTGTCTAAATACAAACTGCTGATGGGGTAATATTTGGCGTTCTGAGAGAATTAGTTATAATTTATCATACAGCAACGTTTCAAAAACCTTTGACATCATTGGCAGTAGACTAATAGGTCTATAAGATTTAATGTCTTCCTTAGGCTTGCCTTATTTACGATAATTTGTGCAGTTTTCCACAATAAAGGACAGTAGACACTTAGAATTGCAGTAACAGTTATTGGATCATATCCAGGGAACATTTTCTAATTCAGATCTGCTTGTATTTTCTAATGAACTTATTTAGCAGTAAATTTTTCTAGGAGTAAAATTAGTTTTGTATCGGTTGGCCAGTATGTTGATGTAGATTgtgtccaattaagtcggcatcatatgggaaacttttttattattaattttacaaaaaaaagttattatttataaaaacttGTGCATAGTCTAAAACATAAGATGGAACCACTAGATATCAAATTTGATCAATATTATACGAATTTTTGTATATGCTCTTTATTGATTTGAAACAGGCCTACTACTCCATCTCACGAAACGGACTATACGAAGCACTGAGATCACTAGGAATACCAGAGAAACTGATACGATTAGTTAAAATGACGCTAATACACTCAATAAGTCATGATAGAAGGAAGTGAATAGAGCATTAAACTAGGGAGATCTCCTGTCAACAGACATATTCAACCTAGTACTAGACTAGTAAAAGATAATTAGAGGAGCCAAGATGCAGATAAGCGGCACCATTCTGAACAAAAGACAACAGTGCATAGGTCACGCACATGACTTAGTGTTTCTGACACGTTCAAGAATAGAACTTCGAAAAATGTTCAcaaaatttgaagaagaagctaGAAAGTATGGCCTGACTTTAAATCAGGAAAAAACCAAGTATACGGAAATGAGAAGGGAAAATGCAGAAGAAAATAATTCACTTTAAGGATGAATGCGAGAGAGTATTTTGAGAAGATACCAGAAGTTACCTTGGAGTAAAAGTTACAAATAGAGGAGGTGAAGAGAGAAATAGATAAAAGGTTGTTGAAAGGTAGCAAAGCAGCAGGATCATTAAATGCACTGTTAAGACAAAATTCGATCTTATGAAACAATAGTGAGACCAACGGTGTTGTATGcatgtgaaacttggataattCATCAGAAAGAAGAAAAACAACTAGACATTTGGGAGAGGAAAATCTTAAGAAATGTTTTTGGTGGTATAAAGGATACTAAAGGGGAATGGCGCAGAAGAACACACCACGAGCTAATGGAAATATATAAGAGATCCAAAATAACACACAAAAATAAGGCACAGACACTTGGATGGTTGGGACATATTTTACGATGTCAAAAGAAAGAAACTTCCTAAAAGTTTTGCAAGCCGGAGAACAAAggaaaaaaagaagaaggagacTACGAAGGAAGTCGTTTGATACCGTCCGGACTGACACAGAAGAAATTGGAAAAAGCGGCTGGAGAGAACAGTGAAGAATCGGAAAAAGTGAAAGAATCTAGTCAAAACTATGTAAGCCAAAGTACTCTAGGGCCTGTAGTGCTGAGTGCTGTTAAAATCGCGATCTCCATCAGCGGCCGTAGGCAACAATTTCGGCGAACTATGCACAGTTTTGTGCCGTTCTCCGGAGTGTACGTGAAACAAAGCCAGTTCAATCACGGATGTTCTTCAGGCAAGAACACTGCTTACACAGGTTCTCTGTAGCCCCTATTTTTCATTCCCTGATTAGTTTTGAGAGCACATATATCTGGTGTAGAGATATGCGGTCTTTCTTATCTTGATTAATATTAACAGTTCTGTTTTTCCAATTATTCTCAAAATTTCCGTCATTCGTGACGTGATCCTTCCAAGACATTCTGATTATATGTCTGTAATCCACATTTCTAAGGCCCAAGAGGGTTCATTGTAGGTTCAAGCCTACTCCATAACACaagacagaaaaaaaaacatagcATTTGACAAATCTGAACCTGGTTATTATATTAACGCTGCGGTTGCTTACCAAGGTATTCATGTTTAGGTAAGTTGCTCTTGTCACTTCTCTCCTACAGGTTAtatcaatttttatataattttattttcaaaatataaaatattcagtaaCTATAGTAACAATCATTATTATGAATTACTAAATCATTAAAAGAGACTTACGGTTGAGACATTATTAAAAGGCTCAACCAAACTATTTTCCAAAATGTTGATCAATGACATTTTTCTCCGGCCCTCATTATTTCTTCCATTTTTGCATTTCCCATTATTGCATTCCTTTATGAATTCCTTTGCGTATTTATATCCGAGAGTAGATTCATCACCTGTAGTCCCAAAGATCCACAATCTGTCCAAAACAATCCGACTCGTTGAGACACATCAGATACATCTACATTTGACTGCACACAATGTGAAAAAAGATTGCGAATTTAAAGACAGAACCAAAAACGTACAAGGTTAATGTAAATACAAATTACTTACGTTCTTGGCACTTTGGTTAAATTCCTAATACCATCTTCTGTAACTACTACATCATCTTCAATGCGAACACCGCCAAAATTCCTATAAGTGTTAATGACATCTGCGACTAAAAACTTGGACTTATTAGGGTCAGCTAGAGCATTATCTAATAGCTAAAACAAATAAAACGTTATTAAGTAAAAAAGTTCAGCTAATGTTACCCGCAAAGTATATGTTCCGGTCAGAATGtgcaaatataataatataaatataaaacggtgattagaccggtgctcatgtatgggtgtgagacgtggaccctgaccaaagcaACTGAAAGAAAATTTAGATGTTTTGAAAGGAAAATGCTCAGaagagcgatatagtccaagagattaaatcccaacgtctaagatgggctggccatgtccatagactccctaataaccgccttgccaagttattatgggaggaagcccccacaggaagaagacccttaggacgcccacgaatgcgatggagagacaatatatggtcagatctaagaacaatggggctacccactgacccaactattaagTACGATCGTTCAAGATGGAaacaagttgtgcagtcagccaaaatcAGACTAGATCCAACAGTTATAGAAGAAAAAAGTCCTATTGTAAGACCGCCAAAACGAACAAGAAACACACGTGTGTGAGATTTAACCTGATTTAGTGTTAAATGTTGGGAATAAAGATAAATACTTACGATATTAATGAAATAGCAGCCAGGTTCAATAGTTAGTaccatatttttttctaaaatcctAGCAGTTCTCAAACTTTTTAATCCAGGTTTTGTAGGTCGTTCCGGATTTCCTTCTAAATAACCTCCAACATCATGTACATTCAAACCAACAAAGTGTCCCAAACCATGAGGTTGAAAGATAGGTGCAATATCAGCCGCCATCATATCATCTACGGAACCCTGTAGAAGTCCCCCTTTCTTAAGTTCCTCTAGCAAGACTCTATTGGACAATAAATGCATATCAGTCCACGACACTCCTGGTTTACCAGCTTTGAGAACAGCTTGATTTGATTTTAAAACAGCTTCATATATGATTTTTTGTTGTGGAGAAAATTTGCCGTTAATTGGGAAAGTTACTGTAATGTCAGCTGCGTAACCGTAGTATTCGCCTCCCATATCAAAAAGGCTACAacgaaaaatataaataatagtaattatgcagtattttaaataaaaaagataagTAACTGATTCAGGAAGCTGATATTATCAGGTTCTTTGTTTTACtcaaaatttttcataattttgaggCATTCTGAACCACTTTAATGGACTACataagctctgacgtcacaatggacggggtttttaaaaacctttccaaacatttctaatttgttgtcccataagaagtttgaaatattgttttttttaattgtgtgaAGAATAactaaggacttttggttatgaacattcattctgtgcgattggtattatttgttgtttgtgaatttgtgaggtaagaatatcaaaggattaagatatttactatcaattttaatattttagggttatgttattgtttgattaaaagGGGAATATCACTATGGTCTACTGCAGCTTATACTGCATGGAGAAGTACAAGAGAGAAGAACAATTTCCAGGCTCCATAATCTTAGATACTGGTTTTCACTATCTACCACTAGACTATTTAGTacagcaataaataaagtaaaaaggGCCATGTTGGACTATAACGGATAGGTACCTTAAGAAGAAGAGAAAGATCATTTCTTCCGTAGATGATTCCACGTGTGATTTAAAACATCAAAACTAAAAAAGTATGATAATTTCATATATGGCAGCGATGTCTACCACTTAAAAGTCTGTAGATATAGATTCTGAATAGCTTCTTGGCCCCTTGTATCCATGTCGAACCCACTTATCTTTACATTTACCTGGTATTTTTTACCTTCGCCTAATTTTATTCTAGCATCTTGAGTTTTCCCATTCAAAATCCCATTTTTTTCCTATCAATTCTGACATATAATGGCAAACAAAAGACctaaaaaagtattaaaataacTTACCACAATTTTCCATCTTCCAGTTGAAAGTTGTTGGGGGCTCCAGCATGCCCATAGTGCAAAACTGCCGAATTAATCCCCGATCCACATATACAGGTATACGCAGTATGTCTGCATCCGCCATGTTTGTAGCAATAGTTTAAGAATTCTGATTCACACTGATATTCGAATGTTCCGGCTTTAGCAAATCGCATAACATGTCTATGTGCTGCTGAAGACACCTCAGTAACGTATTTCAGTACATCTAGTTCGTAGGGTGTTTTAATTACTCGactaaaaacatcaaaaattatttatatttatatatatatatatatatatatatatatatatatatatatatatatatatatttatatatatatatatatatatatatatatatatatttatatatatatttatatatatatatatatatatatatatatatatatatatatatatatatatatatatatatacagtgatgagtgccttaagaaccggcaaaataacgcaaaagatagaaaacataaataacacgttgtgaaataaaaagagatgaaagtagtagaagtgggaaattatcgatagaaacctctactttacattaaattacattaggactatcgatagtttcc is a window from the Diabrotica undecimpunctata isolate CICGRU chromosome 10, icDiaUnde3, whole genome shotgun sequence genome containing:
- the Dip-C gene encoding xaa-Pro dipeptidase, encoding MANKHVGTLSMGSHTFEIPPILYETNRKRLVERLKKVVENSVVVLQGGSEVSIYDSDTSYLFRQEAYFNWCFGVIEADCYGIIDVVTGDSHLFFPRLPVEYAVWMGPLTPLDEFKKKYKSHHVHYVDELKQVLENLNRGTLLVLNGVNSDSGLTAKAATFEGIEKFKVNNKDLFPIIADLRVIKTPYELDVLKYVTEVSSAAHRHVMRFAKAGTFEYQCESEFLNYCYKHGGCRHTAYTCICGSGINSAVLHYGHAGAPNNFQLEDGKLCLFDMGGEYYGYAADITVTFPINGKFSPQQKIIYEAVLKSNQAVLKAGKPGVSWTDMHLLSNRVLLEELKKGGLLQGSVDDMMAADIAPIFQPHGLGHFVGLNVHDVGGYLEGNPERPTKPGLKSLRTARILEKNMVLTIEPGCYFINILLDNALADPNKSKFLVADVINTYRNFGGVRIEDDVVVTEDGIRNLTKVPRTVQEIEDWIAGKDDDKKYA